Below is a window of bacterium DNA.
ACTTCAACCGGCACAGACCGGGCGATCGCGTGCTGCACAGGCGCAGGAATCGATTCACGCAGCGCGCGGATCAACCCGCGCTGTTTTGGCAACGAATTGTCACCTGTAAAAGTTTCATTGAAATAGATCGCATTAATGCGGTCCATCGCGCGGCGCACAAAATGTTCTTGTGAAAAATTGTAGCCCATACCGTGAAGCGCAAAAACCACAACAGTAGTCAAATTGAGATCCACACCTTCGATAATCGTTCCGATCGCTGCATCTACCGCCTGATACACCTCAAGGAGAGCGCCGCCCGGCACGTGCGAGTGCACTTCATCATGATCGCGCCACAGGATGTGTCCGCCGCGATGGCACTCTCCGAATACTGTAAGGAAAAAATCCCATTGAGTCGTATCGCGAAGCCATCTGGAAAGTTGCCCTTTGATTCCGGCGCCATCAACGCACTCCTTCTTCATGGTAATCAACTGGCTGGTATCCTTGCTCACCGGAATTTCATAGCCCATTGGATGAGGACCGAAACGGCGCCGGATCTCCGCGCGTAACCCGGTTGAGGTCGCGCCGAACTTTCCGATCAGGTCATGAGATCCCCAATTGATTACCTCAACAGCTTCCGGCAAACGATTCTCGAAAGTGAAAGGAACATCGAGAACGGTCACTCCCAATCCTGCGCGCGCCAGGTCATACCAGAAAGGTTCACAGTAAATCCAATCGGACGAAATGCGGCGCATTCGCATCGAAGAAGGATCCCATTGAATGTGTTGAGTGATCCCGTGCTCGCCGGCATGTTTCCCCATGTACATCGTCGGCCAGACGGATGCAGCAATGTGTTCGGCGCTCGACCGGAACTGGAAAAGGGCTGCTTCCTGCAACAGACGTTGGAACGTTGGAAGTTTTTCGATCGAGGAACGAATGAAGGATAACTCACCCGCGTCAACGGCTACCATGAGTACGCGTCCCTTTAACGGATGGCTCACCCCAGTTCGCTTCTCCTTTCAGGTGGCATTATTTTCTCACAATTTTCGCGAAAAGCCCGGAGGGAAAATCAATACAACCACTAACCGCGCACCACAACATCGCAGGCCACGCAGGAATTGCATAGCGGTGCAGGTAACCAATCATGCCTCCCATCAATAACGTTCTTATTACAACACATAAAATCATCAGAATCGTCAGGGTGTGATACCACCGCAGTTTTTTTTCACGTTGATATCGGAAAACTTGAAGCACTGACAGAGCCGCAAGGGAAAACACGAGTAACTTTAATGAAAAGAAAAACAGAACCATCAGGAGGAAGAGAAAACCATTGTGCGGGACAAGTCGAAACCATTGTTCGCTGGCTACCAGATTCAGCCAGATCTGAGCCATAGCCCAAATCTTTGCAAGAAGGGAATGTCGAAAAAAGTGCTCTTGCTTTCGTTTTTCAGCTACCTTCCGGAAAATGTCATCTACATCTTGATCGTATTTTCTTCGTTGTTCGGAGAGCTCACACGCTCTGCGGATCTCACTGCGCTCATACTCATCCGAAAAAGCGCGATCCGGAAGGTGGTCGAATTTCGACCGGTTCATATATGGTCCATTCAGAAAATTCTTGAACCCCATCCTTTCGGTGGCAAACCACGTTTGTACCCAGTTCAATGCGCCGGGTTTTGTTAGCGAGAATTTCCCAAATACTCCGACCTTTCCTTTCAAAATAAGATGATATCCTGATAAAAAGCCGGCCGATGCTACGAAGAGAAGAGAGAGTGTCATAGCAATCCATAACGGTACTCTCTCCCTCCACTTCAAAACAAGCGCAACGAATAGGAATACGGGTGTCAGTACAATCATTTCGGGGCGTAAAAGGATGGTTGCGCATAATAACAATGTGGAAAGGAAAAAGAATCCAAAGGCGGACCCTGGTTTAGCCGCTCTGATAAAAGCAAACAGACCCAGCAATCCGAAAGTCAGCAACGAAGCTGTCAGCGAATCCGGATACAATCTGCGCGTAGAATCAAATACCCACGGTTGAATGCCAAGAAGGAAAGCGACGAAATAAAGCCTTGG
It encodes the following:
- a CDS encoding alkaline phosphatase family protein, producing the protein MVAVDAGELSFIRSSIEKLPTFQRLLQEAALFQFRSSAEHIAASVWPTMYMGKHAGEHGITQHIQWDPSSMRMRRISSDWIYCEPFWYDLARAGLGVTVLDVPFTFENRLPEAVEVINWGSHDLIGKFGATSTGLRAEIRRRFGPHPMGYEIPVSKDTSQLITMKKECVDGAGIKGQLSRWLRDTTQWDFFLTVFGECHRGGHILWRDHDEVHSHVPGGALLEVYQAVDAAIGTIIEGVDLNLTTVVVFALHGMGYNFSQEHFVRRAMDRINAIYFNETFTGDNSLPKQRGLIRALRESIPAPVQHAIARSVPVEVRDFVVSREVTGGLDWKRTPGFALRSDLFSFVRLNVMGREPQGILEAGSDSYLRYIEHVTESFLGLRAAGTNVPIVEDVLLLQEIYPGSRQHLLPDLLLRWREEYPANEVSSKSLGTVKAAPDSGRTGEHRAEGFALVLGRGVKQGGLPPLSHNSDFPRFVSHLLGVRIGS